Proteins encoded within one genomic window of Thermosipho affectus:
- a CDS encoding ATP-binding cassette domain-containing protein codes for MRTFDFIFDLATLKHRETLEEYLNSRFESFKAVKSSQMLGDIIRNTSDTLSLIVSGYFVLIGKLSFGGFVAIINTFWRAVSSLFGIVQAIPEFHRYSQILERIKNLLNTDKKEYFDLDNRVILKNVKLSYDGNKVIEIDNLEITPKSKVLIFGENGAGKTTLLNIISGYLSPDNGKVLRPKNVVSITAPVELPEIPIKELIKDEELIKKLGLERLKEKLPSNLSAGERQKVAIGIALENEADVYIFDEPLANIDEQSKEKIIKLIFEKLKSKTLIMVLHGEQEFHSLFDKKIKL; via the coding sequence ATGAGAACTTTTGATTTTATATTTGACCTTGCAACATTAAAGCACAGGGAGACTTTAGAAGAGTATTTAAACAGTAGGTTTGAAAGTTTTAAAGCTGTAAAATCAAGTCAAATGTTAGGTGACATTATTCGAAACACGTCGGATACTCTTTCACTTATAGTATCTGGATATTTTGTTTTAATTGGAAAGTTGAGTTTTGGTGGATTTGTAGCGATAATAAACACATTTTGGAGAGCGGTTTCATCCCTTTTTGGAATTGTTCAAGCTATTCCAGAATTTCACAGATACTCACAAATACTTGAAAGAATAAAAAATTTATTAAATACTGATAAGAAAGAATATTTTGACCTGGATAATAGAGTAATTTTAAAAAACGTGAAACTTTCTTATGATGGAAATAAAGTAATAGAAATAGATAATTTGGAAATAACTCCTAAGAGTAAGGTATTAATATTTGGAGAAAATGGGGCAGGAAAGACAACTCTTTTAAATATAATCTCTGGATATTTGTCGCCAGATAATGGAAAAGTGTTAAGGCCAAAAAACGTTGTATCAATAACTGCACCGGTTGAACTTCCAGAAATTCCTATAAAAGAACTCATAAAAGATGAAGAATTAATAAAAAAACTTGGTTTAGAAAGGTTAAAAGAAAAATTGCCTTCCAATCTTTCTGCAGGTGAAAGACAAAAAGTTGCTATTGGTATAGCGCTTGAAAACGAAGCAGATGTCTATATTTTTGACGAACCTCTTGCAAACATAGATGAGCAAAGTAAAGAAAAGATAATAAAGTTAATATTTGAAAAATTAAAATCCAAAACGTTGATAATGGTACTTCATGGAGAACAAGAATTTCATAGTTTATTTGATAAAAAAATTAAGTTATAA